From the Candidatus Obscuribacterales bacterium genome, the window CCGTTGACTATGTCTTGGGGCCATGCGCTGACTGGAGGCGATCGCCCTCGGCGAGTCTACGATCTAGCGATCGCTCTATCCCCATTGGAAAATGGCTGCACCCCAGGTGAGACCAGCCCCAAAGCCCGACGCGGCAATCACATCACCGGGTTTAATATGTCCTTGCCGTACCCATTCGTCCAGCGCAATGGGGATGGAGGCCGCCGACGTATTGCCGTAGGCAGCCATGTTGCTAATGACGCGATCGCTCGGAATATTCAAGCGCTGGGCAACGGCATCCAAAATGCGCTGATTGGCTTGGTGCAGCAGTAGCCAGTCCACTTGGTCTGTACTCATACCAGCCCGGAATAAGGCTTTCTCAACAACTTCCGGTACGCGCTTCACGGCAAAGCGATAGACCTCTTGCCCGCTCATGGCGATGGGTTGATAGGTGCCTTGCTGGACGGCAATGTCAGGGGTGAGCGATCGCTCTTCACCCTGGAATGGCAGCGTCAGACAGCTATTCTGACGACCATCGCTATGTAGGTCAAACCCTAGGAGGCGATCGCTCGTCTCACTAGCCTGCATGACCACAGCCCCGGCCCCATCGCCAAAGAGGACACAGGTACGGCGATCGTTCCAATCAATCCAGCGGGATAGCACATCTGCACCAATCACCAACACCGTGCGGTATGCGCCGGTGCGAATGAATTGAGAGGCCGTCACAAGGGCAAACAAAAAGCCAGAGCAGGCCGCCGTTAGGTCAAAGCCGACGGCTTTGGTGGCACCCAGCTCCGCCTGAATGAGGCTAGCGGTGCCAAAAAGATCATCGGGGGTGGAGGTAGCTAGGATAATTAAATCCAAGTCTTCCGCCGCCACCCCAGCCATCTCTAGAGCCGCCTTGCCCGCCTGAGCAGAAATGCCAGTCAGAGCGCGATCGCCTTGGGCTAAGCGCCGTTGACGAATGCCCGTGCGGCTTGCAATCCACTCATCAGACGTGTCAACAACGTGACTCAGCCCCTGATTGTCTAACACCGTATCGGGCGCTGCCGAGCCGCACCCAATGATGGCGACTCCTCTACCGATCTCTTGCTGCATTACTCAACACTCTCTGTGGTATCAGACTGCCGGGACAGGGAGCGTTGCCCGTCCACTTCGGCGATCGCATCCTGATACTGAGATTGAATACGCTCCAGCACCTGATGATCAACGGCTTCCTTGGCCAAACGAATCGCATTAAACACCGACGGCGCTTGAGAGCTACCGTGACTGATGATGCAAATGCCATTCACCCCCAGCAACAACCCGCCGCCGTGCTCAGCATGGTCAATGCGTTGCTTAATGCGGCGTAGATTGGGCTTGAGTAAACTGACGCCGACC encodes:
- a CDS encoding beta-ketoacyl-ACP synthase 3 yields the protein MQQEIGRGVAIIGCGSAAPDTVLDNQGLSHVVDTSDEWIASRTGIRQRRLAQGDRALTGISAQAGKAALEMAGVAAEDLDLIILATSTPDDLFGTASLIQAELGATKAVGFDLTAACSGFLFALVTASQFIRTGAYRTVLVIGADVLSRWIDWNDRRTCVLFGDGAGAVVMQASETSDRLLGFDLHSDGRQNSCLTLPFQGEERSLTPDIAVQQGTYQPIAMSGQEVYRFAVKRVPEVVEKALFRAGMSTDQVDWLLLHQANQRILDAVAQRLNIPSDRVISNMAAYGNTSAASIPIALDEWVRQGHIKPGDVIAASGFGAGLTWGAAIFQWG